A single region of the Nocardioides aquaticus genome encodes:
- the prcB gene encoding proteasome subunit beta, translated as MNDSRLPAAYLTPGSSSFADFLADQAPDLLPGARDLGPQRPGAPSAGDLAPHGTTIVAATFPGGVVMAGDRRATMGNVIAQRDIEKVFPADEFSAVGIAGTAGLAVEMVRLYQVELEHYEKIEGSTLSMDGKANRLAALIRNNLPMAMQGLAVVPLFAGYDLAASIGRIFSYDVTGGRYEETAFHAVGSGSVFARGSLKKLYREDLGREDCVLAVVQALYDAADDDSATGGPDLTRRIFPVVHVITAEGGVRLPDAEVAEVADRMIAGRMIRPDGPAAPLDGRSYGGGAR; from the coding sequence ATGAACGACTCGCGCCTGCCCGCGGCCTACCTCACCCCGGGCTCGTCGTCCTTCGCCGACTTCCTCGCCGACCAGGCGCCCGACCTGCTGCCCGGTGCGCGCGACCTCGGTCCGCAGCGTCCCGGCGCCCCGAGCGCGGGCGACCTGGCACCGCACGGCACCACCATCGTCGCGGCGACCTTCCCCGGCGGCGTCGTGATGGCCGGTGACCGCCGCGCCACGATGGGCAACGTGATCGCCCAGCGCGACATCGAGAAGGTCTTCCCCGCCGACGAGTTCTCCGCCGTCGGCATCGCCGGCACCGCGGGCCTCGCCGTGGAGATGGTCCGGCTCTACCAGGTCGAGCTGGAGCACTACGAGAAGATCGAGGGCTCGACGCTCTCCATGGACGGCAAGGCCAACCGGCTGGCCGCGCTGATCCGCAACAACCTGCCGATGGCCATGCAGGGCCTGGCCGTGGTGCCGCTCTTCGCCGGCTACGACCTGGCCGCCTCGATCGGGCGGATCTTCTCCTACGACGTCACCGGCGGCCGCTACGAGGAGACCGCCTTCCACGCCGTCGGCTCGGGCTCGGTCTTCGCCCGGGGCTCGTTGAAGAAGCTCTACCGCGAGGACCTGGGCCGCGAGGACTGCGTGCTGGCCGTGGTGCAGGCGCTCTACGACGCCGCCGACGACGACTCCGCGACCGGCGGGCCCGACCTCACGCGCCGGATCTTCCCGGTCGTGCACGTGATCACCGCCGAGGGCGGGGTACGCCTGCCCGACGCCGAGGTGGCCGAGGTGGCCGACCGGATGATCGCCGGTCGGATGATCCGGCCCGACGGACCGGCCGCGCCGCTCGACGGCCGGTCGTACGGGGGTGGCGCGCGATGA
- the dop gene encoding depupylase/deamidase Dop: MSVRRVMGTEIEYGIAVTGQPSANPMVSSSQVVNAYASATVRARRARWDFEEESPLRDARGYDVSRQVADPSQLTDEDLGLANVILTNGARLYVDHAHPEYATPEVTTPLDAVRWEKAGEQVMLDAARRASSMPGGAPIVLYKNNTDGKGASYGAHENYLMRRSTPFADIVRHLTPFFVSRQVVCGAGRVGRGQDGREDGFQVSQRADFFEVEVGLETTLKRPIINTRDEPHADPDKYRRLHVIIGDANMSEVSTFLKVGTTSLVLAMIEDGFLGRELMVSGPVASLRAVSHDPSLQHLLTLADGRRLTAVQLQMEYLDLARKHVEDRLGSDADAQTVEVLARWESVLDRLDRDPMECAGELDWVAKLKLLEQYRDRDGLAWDDAKLALIDLQYADLRPEKGLYHRMAAAGRIERLLGDDAVERAMHDPPEDTRAYFRGRCLEKFAENVAAASWDSVIFDLPGRDSLQRVPTLDPLRGSRAHVGDLLDRSETAEALLGELAG, translated from the coding sequence ATGAGCGTGCGTCGGGTCATGGGCACCGAGATCGAGTACGGCATCGCGGTCACCGGGCAGCCGTCGGCCAACCCGATGGTCAGCTCCTCGCAGGTGGTCAACGCCTACGCCTCGGCCACCGTACGAGCCCGTCGTGCGCGGTGGGACTTCGAGGAGGAGTCGCCGCTGCGCGACGCCCGCGGGTACGACGTGTCGCGCCAGGTCGCCGACCCGAGCCAGCTGACCGACGAGGACCTCGGGCTGGCCAACGTCATCTTGACCAACGGCGCCCGGCTCTACGTCGACCACGCGCACCCCGAGTACGCCACGCCCGAGGTGACCACCCCCCTGGACGCCGTGCGGTGGGAGAAGGCCGGGGAGCAGGTGATGCTGGACGCCGCGCGCCGCGCCTCGAGCATGCCCGGCGGCGCGCCGATCGTGCTCTACAAGAACAACACCGACGGCAAGGGCGCCTCCTACGGCGCGCACGAGAACTACCTGATGCGCCGCTCGACGCCGTTCGCCGACATCGTGCGCCACCTGACCCCGTTCTTCGTCTCCCGCCAGGTGGTCTGCGGCGCCGGCCGGGTCGGCCGGGGCCAGGACGGGCGCGAGGACGGCTTCCAGGTCAGCCAGCGTGCGGACTTCTTCGAGGTCGAGGTCGGCCTCGAGACCACGCTGAAGCGTCCGATCATCAACACCCGCGACGAGCCGCACGCCGACCCGGACAAGTACCGCCGGCTGCACGTCATCATCGGCGACGCCAACATGTCCGAGGTCTCGACGTTCCTCAAGGTCGGCACGACCTCGCTGGTGCTGGCGATGATCGAGGACGGGTTCCTGGGCCGCGAGCTGATGGTCTCCGGTCCCGTCGCCTCGCTCCGCGCGGTCTCCCACGACCCGTCGCTGCAGCACCTGCTGACGCTGGCCGACGGCCGCCGGCTCACCGCGGTGCAGCTGCAGATGGAGTACCTCGACCTGGCCCGCAAGCACGTCGAGGACCGGCTCGGCTCGGACGCCGACGCCCAGACCGTCGAGGTGCTGGCCCGCTGGGAGTCGGTGCTGGACCGCCTCGACCGCGACCCCATGGAGTGCGCGGGGGAGCTGGACTGGGTCGCGAAGCTGAAGCTGCTCGAGCAGTACCGCGACCGCGACGGCCTGGCCTGGGACGACGCCAAGCTGGCCCTGATCGACCTGCAGTACGCCGACCTGCGCCCCGAGAAGGGCCTCTACCACCGGATGGCCGCCGCCGGGCGGATCGAGCGGCTGCTCGGCGACGACGCCGTCGAGCGCGCGATGCACGACCCGCCGGAGGACACCCGCGCCTACTTCCGTGGGCGCTGCCTGGAGAAGTTCGCCGAGAACGTCGCCGCGGCGTCGTGGGACTCGGTCATCTTCGACCTCCCCGGCCGTGACTCCCTGCAGCGGGTGCCCACCCTGGACCCCCTGCGCGGCAGCCGGGCGCACGTCGGCGACCTGCTCGACCGCTCGGAGACCGCCGAGGCCCTGCTGGGAGAGCTCGCCGGCTGA
- a CDS encoding ubiquitin-like protein Pup, with product MAQEQKQPRRSSETEEQQQSEETTESSVAERKEALDTEVDDLLDEIDDVLETNAEDFVKSFIQKGGE from the coding sequence ATGGCCCAAGAGCAGAAGCAGCCGCGGCGCTCGTCGGAGACCGAGGAGCAGCAGCAGAGCGAGGAGACGACCGAGTCGTCGGTCGCCGAGCGCAAGGAAGCCCTCGACACGGAGGTCGACGACCTCCTCGACGAGATCGACGACGTCCTCGAGACGAACGCCGAGGACTTCGTGAAGTCGTTCATCCAGAAGGGCGGCGAATGA